One Fuerstiella marisgermanici DNA window includes the following coding sequences:
- a CDS encoding sigma-54-dependent transcriptional regulator, with protein sequence MPDPSFFNKSILIVEDEDIIRETLSEFLAGEGFEVATAANVTDALNLVRERDFDVGICDVQLPDGDGVQLLRRLHRLNPAMFVLIISAYATVENAVEAFTAGAFDYLVKPVIFDELVNRLKRLFKFQDLYVENQRLRKDLDRRAGFDQIIGSSRVLQDTLNTIRKVAATNSNVLLVGETGTGKELFAREIHMAGPNKDEKFLAVNCGTRPVELLESQLFGVDDGQPGLFRTAGEGTVFLDEIAQLPPGTQSELLRAIEYQEIMPAGASETVKVTARIIAATSRDLMREVADTNFQEDLFYRLDGVKIRIPPLRERLDDIPELVEYFMTRHSEAMGKRVTGATSETIRTLMAAHWKGNVRQLDNAIERAVMMCEGDEIQPSDLPPDLLGIGTALPDTDDLRSALRHYERLHITRVLKQCPDKKEAAKRLKLGLSSLYRKIEELKIEL encoded by the coding sequence GTGCCCGACCCATCGTTCTTTAACAAGTCGATCCTGATCGTTGAGGATGAAGATATCATCCGCGAGACGCTTTCTGAGTTTCTCGCAGGAGAAGGGTTCGAAGTGGCGACCGCGGCCAACGTGACCGACGCACTGAACCTGGTCCGTGAACGCGACTTCGATGTCGGAATTTGTGACGTCCAGTTGCCGGACGGCGACGGCGTGCAACTGCTCCGTCGACTGCATCGCCTGAACCCGGCCATGTTTGTACTGATTATCTCTGCCTACGCAACGGTCGAAAACGCGGTCGAAGCCTTCACCGCCGGAGCGTTCGACTACCTTGTGAAACCCGTTATTTTTGACGAGCTGGTTAACCGCCTGAAGCGACTGTTTAAGTTTCAGGATCTGTACGTCGAAAACCAGCGGCTGAGAAAAGACCTGGACCGTCGTGCGGGGTTCGATCAGATCATCGGCAGCAGCCGAGTATTGCAGGACACGCTGAACACGATTCGCAAAGTCGCCGCAACAAATTCTAACGTGTTGCTGGTGGGTGAAACCGGGACCGGCAAAGAATTGTTCGCTCGCGAAATCCATATGGCGGGCCCGAACAAGGACGAAAAATTCCTTGCCGTCAACTGCGGCACACGGCCGGTTGAACTTTTGGAATCGCAGCTCTTCGGCGTCGACGATGGACAGCCAGGACTGTTTCGTACGGCGGGCGAAGGCACCGTGTTTCTCGACGAGATCGCTCAGTTACCGCCCGGTACACAGTCGGAACTTCTTCGGGCGATCGAGTACCAGGAAATCATGCCGGCCGGTGCTTCAGAAACCGTAAAGGTTACGGCTCGCATCATCGCGGCCACATCGCGAGACCTCATGCGTGAAGTGGCGGATACGAACTTTCAGGAAGATTTGTTCTATCGACTGGACGGCGTCAAAATTCGCATTCCGCCATTGCGAGAACGCTTGGACGACATCCCGGAACTTGTCGAATACTTTATGACGCGGCATTCCGAAGCGATGGGCAAACGCGTGACGGGCGCGACCAGCGAAACGATTCGCACGTTGATGGCCGCTCACTGGAAGGGCAACGTCCGCCAGCTGGACAACGCGATCGAACGAGCGGTCATGATGTGCGAAGGGGACGAAATTCAACCTTCAGATCTTCCACCGGATCTGCTGGGTATCGGTACGGCGTTGCCCGACACCGACGACCTGCGTTCGGCTCTGCGACATTATGAGCGGCTCCACATCACTCGCGTACTGAAGCAGTGCCCAGACAAAAAGGAAGCGGCCAAGCGGCTGAAGCTGGGGCTGTCGAGCCTGTACCGGAAGATCGAAGAGCTGAAGATCGAACTGTAG
- a CDS encoding DUF420 domain-containing protein, with amino-acid sequence MKPNTPSPAPPPARNGLSNATLLIGAVLWTAVFASGIFVWKSRSEAIEAAQASEAQADEPGADEIVKPGEQKASVKLSFPAKRLPDFEFDKATGGTLSLDDLKGKRWVASFVFSRCTTSCPVITAAVMRLHDRVEKSAPDVMFVSFTVDPKYDTADVFREYSETFTKGNRDRWKFLTGSQQQIYELIVKGFGLYVKENLGESRLPGLEVAHSNRVVLVNEDGIPVGTFLGTNEGDMAKLRRILSGREEFPQPGPASSPGLTFSRTDGGPMDIQFQVQPVKSNDESEADDSPSPADESADTPSGEATTEESTSDEEQSGAAPPAGSSNGDDDASEDKSTSAVDHNAIIDQKLPAWARPLPTVNASLNTLAGILLLCGLAAIKSGHKTIHRNLMITAFLTSAAFLASYLTYHYALGEYTGEHGKRFTGAGVWAIVYQLVLWPHIILAVFVPFLAIAVFRHAFAERWDAHKRLARITFPIWMYVSVTGVVIYGMLYHWPWPAPADV; translated from the coding sequence ATGAAACCAAACACCCCCAGCCCCGCCCCCCCGCCAGCTCGCAACGGACTTTCAAACGCCACGTTGCTAATCGGAGCAGTTCTCTGGACTGCCGTGTTTGCCAGCGGCATCTTTGTCTGGAAATCTCGCAGCGAAGCCATTGAAGCCGCCCAGGCCAGCGAGGCTCAGGCCGACGAACCCGGCGCGGACGAAATTGTTAAGCCGGGGGAGCAGAAGGCGTCGGTTAAACTTAGCTTTCCTGCCAAAAGGCTGCCGGACTTCGAATTCGACAAAGCCACAGGCGGCACGCTAAGTCTCGACGATCTGAAGGGCAAACGCTGGGTAGCGAGCTTCGTGTTTAGTCGCTGCACCACAAGCTGCCCGGTGATCACCGCGGCCGTCATGCGGCTACATGACCGAGTCGAAAAGTCGGCTCCCGACGTGATGTTTGTCAGCTTTACCGTCGATCCGAAGTATGACACTGCGGATGTATTCCGTGAATATTCAGAAACCTTTACCAAAGGCAACCGAGACCGCTGGAAGTTCCTGACCGGCAGCCAACAACAAATCTACGAACTCATCGTGAAAGGCTTTGGTCTGTACGTGAAGGAAAACCTCGGCGAGTCGCGGCTTCCGGGACTTGAGGTCGCTCATTCCAATCGCGTGGTCCTGGTCAACGAAGACGGCATCCCCGTCGGCACCTTTCTTGGCACCAACGAAGGCGACATGGCCAAGCTGCGTCGCATTCTGTCAGGTCGGGAAGAATTTCCGCAGCCCGGTCCGGCCTCCAGTCCCGGCCTGACTTTCTCGAGAACTGACGGCGGTCCAATGGACATTCAGTTTCAGGTGCAACCGGTCAAGTCGAACGACGAAAGCGAAGCAGACGACTCGCCATCGCCTGCTGATGAATCAGCTGATACACCGTCAGGTGAAGCCACGACCGAAGAATCAACAAGCGACGAAGAACAAAGTGGTGCTGCCCCACCAGCAGGTTCCAGCAATGGTGATGACGATGCTTCCGAAGACAAGTCCACGTCGGCTGTTGATCACAATGCAATCATCGATCAGAAGCTGCCAGCCTGGGCCAGGCCGCTGCCGACTGTGAACGCGAGCCTCAACACACTGGCGGGCATCCTGTTGTTGTGCGGTCTCGCGGCGATTAAGTCTGGTCACAAGACAATTCATCGCAACCTGATGATCACTGCGTTCTTGACGTCGGCCGCGTTTTTGGCATCCTATTTGACCTACCACTATGCGTTGGGCGAATACACGGGAGAACACGGCAAACGGTTTACCGGTGCAGGTGTGTGGGCGATCGTGTATCAGCTTGTATTGTGGCCACACATTATTTTGGCGGTGTTCGTTCCGTTTCTGGCGATCGCCGTCTTCCGCCACGCCTTCGCAGAACGC